From a region of the Paenibacillus sp. FSL R10-2734 genome:
- the uvrA gene encoding excinuclease ABC subunit UvrA — MKEAIVIKGARENNLKNVSLTIPKYKLVVLTGPSGSGKSTLAMDTLQRECQRQYLDSMGMTSDTISKPKVESIVGLSPSISVGQHVTNRNPRSTVGTVTDIYTFVRFIFSRLGVRVCPSCNGSISPSFEARGLLIEEDEEMDGQSMGCPHCGAELELLGMSHFSFNKPEGACEACGGLGSVATINEAAVFNPELSMKEGGVASLNGVHRDIQMRILVAAGKHFGFDFDSDLPLKDYGEIQRDLLYYGVDSEAFKRHFPNVKPIQGTKFEGVIPGLWRRYKEKEGESGGQEKDGGFFHEQQCPECLGARLKKEVRLVRVADASITEVSDWSLSEVYEWTKGLETALPAEGLHLLEPILHEMPTRLKRIIDVGLGYLSMNRQTVSLSGGEAQRLRLASLLGSGLTGVIYILDEPTTGLHPRDTIGLIRVLQELRDLGNTVLVIEHDIEMMRAADHMIDMGPGAGLQGGTVVGEGSLEDLMASELSVTGAYLREERLEASVRVRRKGDGRQIIIRQAQYRNIDIPEVSIPLGCLISVTGVSGSGKSTLIFDILAQGSSKGHEQTGCKEITGLDQVGNLVIFDQSPMGRMLRSNVATYTDVFTHLRQLFAALPEAKTRKLTSKHFSFNTPGGRCETCQGLGVLSVDMNFLPDLEVKCHACKGRRFTDEVLLVKYDGYSISDLLDMSVQESLSVLKSEAKIAGIIETLCEVGLGYLKWGQSVKTLSGGEGQRIRLAKELSKPSKNHTLYLLDEPTTGLHPSDIKQLHTLLSKLVDTGNTVVVVEHSLELIRESDWVIDIGPEGGNVGGKLVAEGTPEQVAEVQESYTGMFLKRILADGL; from the coding sequence GTGAAAGAAGCTATTGTTATTAAAGGTGCACGAGAGAACAATCTGAAGAATGTCTCGCTCACGATTCCTAAGTATAAGCTTGTTGTCCTGACGGGACCTTCGGGATCAGGAAAATCGACGTTAGCTATGGATACACTTCAACGGGAATGCCAAAGACAGTATTTAGATTCCATGGGGATGACGTCAGATACGATCAGTAAGCCTAAGGTCGAGTCCATTGTCGGACTGTCCCCATCTATTAGCGTTGGACAGCATGTTACGAATCGTAATCCACGTTCCACAGTCGGGACTGTTACGGATATTTATACGTTTGTCCGGTTTATCTTTTCTAGATTAGGAGTTCGAGTTTGCCCTTCCTGTAATGGCAGCATCTCACCTTCTTTTGAAGCGAGGGGGCTACTAATAGAGGAAGACGAGGAAATGGATGGTCAGTCGATGGGCTGTCCGCATTGTGGAGCTGAGCTTGAGCTATTGGGAATGTCCCACTTTTCCTTCAATAAGCCTGAAGGAGCTTGTGAAGCGTGTGGTGGACTGGGGTCTGTGGCGACTATAAATGAAGCAGCGGTATTTAATCCAGAGCTAAGTATGAAGGAGGGTGGGGTAGCCTCTCTGAATGGCGTTCATCGGGATATACAGATGCGTATATTAGTTGCTGCGGGAAAGCATTTCGGATTCGATTTTGACTCGGATCTGCCACTGAAGGATTATGGTGAAATTCAGCGTGATTTGCTGTATTACGGCGTGGACAGTGAAGCTTTCAAACGTCATTTCCCCAATGTTAAGCCAATTCAAGGTACTAAGTTTGAAGGCGTTATACCTGGTTTGTGGCGGCGTTATAAGGAGAAGGAAGGGGAGTCAGGTGGTCAGGAGAAAGATGGTGGCTTTTTTCATGAGCAGCAATGCCCGGAATGCCTTGGAGCACGTCTAAAAAAAGAAGTTCGTCTAGTTCGAGTTGCTGACGCATCGATCACAGAGGTATCCGACTGGTCGCTTAGTGAGGTGTATGAGTGGACAAAAGGTCTGGAGACGGCATTGCCTGCCGAAGGACTTCATTTGCTTGAGCCGATCCTTCATGAGATGCCAACCCGACTAAAACGGATTATCGATGTCGGGCTTGGGTATCTTTCCATGAACCGGCAGACAGTGTCCCTATCTGGCGGGGAAGCACAGCGCCTACGTCTTGCGTCCTTGCTGGGTTCAGGGCTGACCGGTGTGATATACATTTTGGATGAACCGACGACTGGTCTTCATCCGCGAGATACAATTGGGCTCATTCGTGTGCTTCAGGAGCTACGTGATCTAGGCAATACTGTCCTCGTTATTGAGCATGATATCGAGATGATGCGTGCTGCTGATCATATGATTGATATGGGACCGGGTGCTGGGTTGCAAGGTGGAACCGTAGTGGGTGAAGGTAGCTTGGAAGACTTAATGGCAAGTGAGCTTTCGGTTACTGGAGCCTATCTTAGGGAAGAACGTCTCGAAGCTTCGGTACGCGTTCGCCGGAAAGGAGACGGAAGGCAGATCATCATCCGACAGGCACAGTATAGGAACATTGATATCCCGGAAGTCTCCATTCCTCTGGGCTGTCTTATATCTGTAACAGGGGTTTCGGGTTCGGGTAAATCTACGCTTATATTTGATATCCTTGCGCAAGGAAGTTCTAAAGGACATGAACAAACAGGCTGCAAGGAGATTACGGGCTTAGATCAAGTCGGTAACCTTGTGATCTTTGACCAATCACCCATGGGTAGAATGTTGCGTTCTAATGTAGCGACGTATACCGATGTATTTACACATCTACGCCAGTTGTTTGCTGCTTTGCCGGAGGCAAAGACAAGAAAGCTGACCTCCAAGCATTTCTCCTTTAACACACCGGGTGGGCGATGTGAAACTTGTCAGGGACTTGGTGTATTGTCCGTAGACATGAACTTTCTGCCTGATCTAGAAGTGAAGTGCCACGCCTGCAAAGGAAGAAGATTTACGGATGAGGTCTTATTGGTGAAGTATGATGGCTACTCCATCTCAGATCTGCTAGACATGTCCGTACAGGAAAGCTTATCGGTTCTTAAGTCGGAGGCTAAAATTGCGGGTATCATCGAGACGTTATGTGAGGTGGGTCTTGGATATCTTAAATGGGGACAATCCGTCAAAACCTTATCAGGTGGCGAAGGACAACGAATCAGGCTGGCCAAAGAGCTGAGCAAGCCATCTAAAAACCATACGCTCTATCTGCTCGATGAACCAACGACAGGCCTTCATCCATCGGATATTAAACAGCTTCATACCTTATTGAGCAAGCTGGTTGATACGGGAAATACCGTCGTAGTTGTAGAGCACAGCCTTGAGTTAATTCGGGAATCCGACTGGGTAATTGACATTGGTCCTGAAGGGGGCAATGTAGGTGGTAAGCTTGTAGCTGAAGGCACACCGGAGCAGGTTGCAGAAGTACAGGAATCTTACACGGGGATGTTCTTGAAACGGATTCTGGCTGATGGGCTTTAA
- a CDS encoding ABC transporter substrate-binding protein, giving the protein MINVKKNKWTSSVIASIALVSLLAGCGTNGANSNASPSTSTNAPATESESTSTPPKQDGVTITVATSANWTKDIDKELAKDFETATGNKIEFQVSPDDQYVNVLKAKFQTGEGPDVYLTQGGVAMEQFMPDQHALDLSGEAWVSRYADWAKAGTTYNGKVIALNTWSVDGWGMLYNVALFEQAGLSVPKTYDEFVKACEALLAKGITPIYEPGKAEWHQEILLNTMGPLLSKKTSDIYEQFNTNKAKMADQKELELGLTQLKEIADKGFFGKDFLSQTWENSVDAMGSNKYAMMLTYSTFQNEVLAKFPDSKADTWEMFPLPLADNKTWAISAGGVVRSINKDSKVIDAAKEYFAFLTQPDTLKKYYAARPDLGPISFTDVEGKTTNGYTSVIANSADGTGLDFEGGVKYWNQSVIGKLVQDLYLGGKTPKQVLEAIDSDREKMFQ; this is encoded by the coding sequence ATGATAAACGTAAAGAAAAACAAATGGACCAGTAGCGTCATTGCATCGATTGCATTGGTAAGCCTGTTGGCTGGTTGCGGAACTAATGGTGCGAACTCGAACGCCTCACCGTCAACTTCAACAAATGCGCCCGCAACGGAGAGTGAGTCTACCAGCACCCCACCTAAACAAGATGGAGTGACAATCACGGTCGCAACTTCTGCAAACTGGACTAAGGATATTGATAAAGAGCTCGCCAAAGATTTTGAAACGGCAACCGGCAACAAGATCGAATTTCAAGTATCCCCGGACGACCAATACGTGAACGTTCTGAAAGCAAAATTCCAAACGGGCGAAGGCCCGGATGTTTACTTAACTCAAGGCGGCGTAGCGATGGAACAATTTATGCCGGACCAGCACGCACTAGATCTTAGCGGCGAAGCGTGGGTTTCCCGTTATGCGGATTGGGCGAAAGCCGGAACAACCTATAATGGTAAAGTCATTGCGCTCAATACTTGGTCTGTAGACGGCTGGGGCATGCTATACAACGTTGCCCTGTTCGAGCAAGCAGGGCTCTCGGTACCGAAGACTTACGATGAATTCGTCAAAGCCTGCGAAGCTTTGCTCGCCAAAGGGATTACACCCATTTACGAACCAGGAAAAGCGGAATGGCACCAAGAAATCCTGTTGAATACCATGGGTCCTTTGCTCTCGAAAAAGACATCCGACATTTATGAACAATTTAACACCAACAAAGCTAAAATGGCCGATCAAAAGGAGCTTGAGCTCGGTCTAACGCAGCTCAAAGAAATAGCTGACAAAGGATTTTTCGGCAAAGACTTCCTATCCCAAACTTGGGAGAACTCAGTCGATGCCATGGGCTCTAATAAATACGCCATGATGCTAACCTATTCGACGTTCCAGAATGAAGTGTTGGCCAAATTCCCAGACTCCAAAGCTGACACTTGGGAGATGTTCCCGCTTCCACTCGCGGACAACAAAACTTGGGCCATCAGTGCTGGTGGTGTCGTTCGCTCTATCAATAAGGACTCCAAAGTCATTGACGCAGCTAAAGAATACTTTGCTTTCTTAACTCAACCAGATACCTTGAAAAAGTATTATGCTGCTCGTCCGGATCTCGGACCGATCTCATTTACAGACGTAGAAGGCAAAACGACTAACGGTTACACCTCCGTCATCGCGAACTCGGCTGACGGCACTGGATTGGACTTTGAAGGTGGCGTCAAGTACTGGAACCAATCCGTCATAGGCAAACTAGTTCAGGACCTCTACCTTGGAGGCAAAACTCCGAAGCAAGTGCTTGAAGCTATCGATTCAGATCGTGAGAAAATGTTCCAGTAA
- a CDS encoding response regulator, translating to MNTFKHRVVVVEDEPKIRRNIAQKIERSEEYEIVGTASDGVEAVNVILEQKPDIVFTDIKMPKMSGLELVQQIKESLPETHFVIISGYNEFEYAQTAIKLGVRDYLLKPVSVEALNECLKNISESLLTRNQRRRRELLTSSMNGGQEETDSRVGNPSQPFAIFLICIGNLCASIVPLDQYTYFRELWKDVSLESVLRHAVGPDEYWVVVDEKAPNQKFVLVAADQKREEDLHAMAKQIQASIADRTGGLPTHIGHLDSFVTRADIWEQAQTVRRLMEQELVPCRSSLLFAPREQEIQSTTQLLDQVLRNKVSAFIQAGQTNSLKSEVFQAFDQWEKAGYTQRLLEKVTMHLIRSVHLQTGALSEAELFSKEIELFAKLTVCRELPAFYIEVWELVEKMVSIGEEDQDTLKLVEQVANYLELNYTQDISLEELATKFHFTSSYLSKIFKKKYNGTPLKYMIKLRIEEAKRLIRENPQSEVGRIATIVGYPDQHYFSRIFKNATGMSPSEYRDRQV from the coding sequence ATGAATACTTTCAAGCATCGGGTCGTGGTTGTAGAAGATGAGCCCAAAATCCGGAGGAACATCGCACAAAAAATAGAACGATCAGAAGAGTACGAGATCGTAGGAACGGCTTCGGATGGTGTGGAGGCGGTAAACGTTATTTTGGAGCAGAAGCCAGATATCGTCTTCACCGATATCAAAATGCCGAAGATGAGCGGTCTAGAATTGGTTCAACAAATCAAGGAATCTCTCCCGGAGACTCATTTCGTCATCATCAGTGGTTACAACGAATTCGAATACGCCCAGACAGCAATCAAGCTGGGAGTACGCGATTACCTGCTTAAGCCAGTAAGTGTAGAAGCTCTGAACGAGTGTTTGAAGAATATCAGTGAAAGCTTACTAACGAGGAACCAACGAAGGAGGAGGGAATTGTTGACGTCCTCTATGAACGGAGGGCAGGAAGAGACCGATTCAAGGGTTGGGAATCCAAGTCAACCGTTTGCGATATTTTTGATTTGCATCGGCAACTTATGCGCCTCCATTGTTCCCCTGGATCAATACACCTATTTCCGCGAACTTTGGAAAGATGTATCTCTGGAGTCAGTACTGAGGCATGCCGTCGGCCCGGATGAATACTGGGTTGTGGTCGATGAGAAGGCACCGAACCAGAAATTTGTGCTCGTAGCTGCCGACCAGAAGCGAGAGGAAGATCTCCATGCCATGGCCAAACAGATTCAAGCATCCATTGCTGATCGAACCGGTGGGCTGCCCACTCATATTGGACATCTCGACTCTTTCGTGACACGGGCAGATATTTGGGAGCAAGCACAGACTGTCAGAAGGCTGATGGAACAGGAGCTGGTGCCCTGCAGATCAAGCCTGCTATTTGCTCCCCGCGAGCAAGAGATACAATCTACAACCCAGCTTTTGGATCAAGTGCTTAGGAACAAAGTTAGCGCATTTATTCAAGCCGGTCAGACGAATTCACTCAAGAGTGAGGTTTTCCAAGCTTTTGATCAATGGGAAAAGGCGGGATACACGCAACGGCTTTTGGAGAAGGTAACCATGCATTTGATCCGGTCCGTTCATTTGCAGACAGGGGCACTATCCGAAGCTGAGTTGTTCTCAAAGGAGATCGAGCTGTTCGCCAAACTGACCGTATGTCGAGAACTTCCCGCTTTTTACATCGAGGTATGGGAACTCGTAGAGAAGATGGTTTCGATCGGCGAAGAAGATCAAGATACGCTTAAACTGGTGGAGCAAGTCGCCAACTATTTGGAGCTAAACTATACACAGGATATTAGCCTCGAGGAGCTAGCTACGAAGTTTCATTTTACTTCATCGTATTTGTCCAAAATATTCAAAAAGAAATACAACGGAACACCGCTTAAATATATGATCAAGCTGAGAATCGAAGAAGCGAAACGGCTAATTCGTGAAAATCCGCAAAGTGAAGTTGGTCGAATTGCCACCATCGTTGGTTATCCCGACCAACACTATTTCAGCCGTATTTTTAAGAATGCGACCGGAATGAGTCCTTCGGAGTATCGTGATCGCCAAGTTTGA
- a CDS encoding carbohydrate ABC transporter permease → MRQKPIWLILKESFTWILGFSILFPLYLIISNSLKTTQEAMSIDFHWPSKLQWANYSEAFAGGNLIRSFFNSMLMSSVSAAISILVTAMAAFVLVRNRDKWNKIIYNYFFIGLVAPLNYVTTIKALQMLHLQNTFSGIILIFATLGIPFAVFLFYGFISSVPRELDEAAIIDGCGLGRLFFKVVFPLLTPVTITGFILNFLGAWNDFVTPLYLLNRQNKLGMINSIYEYFGMHFNQWNMIFTIIVLTVFPVLVLYMFGQKYIISGMVSGSLKG, encoded by the coding sequence ATGAGACAAAAACCAATTTGGCTTATCCTAAAAGAGTCTTTCACTTGGATTCTAGGATTTTCAATATTGTTCCCTTTGTATTTAATCATCTCTAATTCACTGAAGACGACGCAAGAAGCGATGTCCATCGACTTCCACTGGCCGAGCAAACTGCAATGGGCTAATTACAGTGAGGCCTTCGCTGGAGGAAATCTAATCCGTTCCTTCTTCAACAGTATGCTGATGTCCTCCGTATCCGCAGCTATAAGCATTCTCGTCACAGCGATGGCCGCATTTGTTCTCGTACGTAACAGGGACAAATGGAACAAAATTATTTATAACTACTTTTTCATTGGATTAGTTGCTCCGCTTAATTATGTAACCACCATCAAGGCTTTACAGATGCTTCACCTGCAAAATACTTTTTCCGGTATCATTCTCATCTTTGCGACCCTGGGTATACCATTCGCAGTCTTTCTTTTTTACGGTTTTATCAGTAGCGTACCCCGAGAACTGGATGAAGCGGCAATCATAGACGGCTGCGGACTAGGACGGCTCTTCTTCAAGGTGGTATTTCCTTTGCTCACTCCGGTTACGATCACAGGGTTTATTCTAAATTTTCTTGGGGCGTGGAACGACTTTGTTACTCCACTTTATCTCTTGAATCGTCAGAATAAATTAGGGATGATCAACTCGATATATGAATATTTTGGTATGCATTTCAATCAATGGAACATGATCTTTACCATTATCGTGCTTACCGTATTTCCAGTCTTGGTACTCTATATGTTTGGTCAAAAATATATCATTTCCGGCATGGTCTCAGGATCATTAAAGGGATAA
- a CDS encoding sugar ABC transporter permease — MQNNKLYSRLFVLPAFLLYTILFILPVLGGLYYSFTNWSVTRPDISFIGLDNYREIFFSSGSYLKSIYHTLSFTFYTVIFKVIIGLGLALLLNEGLKTKKALRTIFFLPYTLSPLIIGILFVSILGPDGPLNIILRSIGLEQLAHSWLTEKNVALGSTMGVEVWRMVGWNMVILLAGLQTIPKSYYEASALDGASGWKQFQTITIPFLMPTLMIATILNIIHGLRVFEIIYALTNGGPGDLTEVINTQVYKEFSMGRYGMSNALSMVAFVFTLIVAYLIKLVSSGEEASS; from the coding sequence ATGCAAAATAATAAGCTATACAGCCGCCTCTTCGTGCTTCCAGCCTTTTTACTCTATACGATTCTATTCATCTTACCGGTACTAGGAGGACTGTACTATTCGTTCACGAACTGGTCGGTCACGAGACCAGACATTTCTTTTATCGGGCTGGACAATTATAGAGAAATTTTCTTTTCATCGGGTTCTTATCTGAAAAGCATTTACCATACGCTCTCTTTCACGTTTTACACCGTCATTTTCAAAGTAATTATTGGTTTAGGATTAGCTCTTCTGCTGAATGAAGGATTAAAAACGAAAAAGGCATTAAGAACTATATTTTTTCTGCCGTACACGTTGTCACCGCTCATTATTGGTATCCTGTTTGTCTCTATTTTGGGGCCGGATGGACCACTGAATATAATTCTAAGATCTATTGGACTGGAACAGCTTGCACATAGCTGGCTAACAGAGAAAAACGTCGCACTTGGCTCCACGATGGGCGTTGAGGTATGGCGGATGGTCGGATGGAATATGGTTATTCTGCTCGCCGGACTCCAGACGATTCCGAAATCCTACTATGAAGCTTCAGCCTTGGACGGGGCTAGCGGTTGGAAACAGTTCCAGACCATTACCATCCCGTTCCTCATGCCAACGCTAATGATCGCGACGATCCTTAATATTATTCACGGTCTTCGCGTATTTGAAATTATCTACGCCTTGACCAACGGAGGTCCTGGTGATCTGACAGAGGTAATTAATACACAGGTCTATAAAGAGTTTTCCATGGGAAGGTACGGCATGTCCAATGCCCTTAGCATGGTCGCATTCGTGTTTACACTCATCGTCGCATACCTGATCAAGCTTGTGTCTTCGGGCGAGGAGGCTTCTTCATGA
- a CDS encoding histidine kinase translates to MRTKSIQAKLFYNYSMLIIVVVTVIVVSFYIYISDILQKKASESLYQLSGHISTEFDTQIRNMNSISTKILFSEPLHELFYSSMFQINKSSIDKQRRFNNIIYPIIGYDKSFRQINMFRITGEFASIGDDFRFSELPAKEIATTSWVNDTLLLNGKRMITLPHPDSWNRGDEFVISLNRAFAPNWGEKVDSILEVQQDYEVFTRIIDNAQAHPDLKKNKDIEIYVLDEQGRLVYPIDSVAKAANAQTWWQLVKERINNDTLAKVINSSGKNSNIIAYSASDLSGWTVIAAESKSRLLAPVNNFRNAILVLGILTLFVTLVISYLVSRSLTIPIKQVHKSIKLLSLNTLPPKPQAKVPARLNELEHLNMAFNEMRLRLQESLEETVASREQELEAHKFALQAQMNPHFLYNTITNISILAEDQGQTSIVGCCEKLAQMLRYISSSDAAPVPLSEELEHASNYLNLMQLRYEDNIRFSIDVPAALNHIEVPKLIVQPIVENVIKYGIDVDPPWIISITGTVKEDRWELTIRDNGHGFEEERLAQLQKQFEMTDSAVKIPALRINGMGLMNIYTRLRLLFGNRFAMSVSNHPEGGAIVTLIVHHEPGGKPR, encoded by the coding sequence ATGAGAACAAAAAGTATTCAAGCGAAGCTATTTTACAATTATTCGATGTTGATTATCGTCGTCGTCACAGTCATCGTCGTTTCTTTTTACATTTACATCTCCGATATTTTGCAGAAGAAGGCGTCCGAATCGCTCTATCAATTGTCAGGACACATCTCCACAGAATTCGACACTCAGATTAGAAACATGAACTCCATCTCAACCAAAATTCTATTTTCTGAGCCGCTTCATGAGCTTTTTTACTCCTCAATGTTCCAGATCAACAAATCGTCCATCGATAAACAGCGCCGGTTCAATAATATTATCTATCCCATTATCGGTTATGACAAATCTTTCAGACAAATCAATATGTTTCGTATAACCGGCGAATTCGCTAGCATCGGTGACGATTTTCGATTCTCAGAGCTTCCTGCGAAAGAAATCGCTACGACCTCGTGGGTTAATGATACCCTTCTCTTGAACGGTAAAAGGATGATCACTCTCCCTCATCCGGATTCTTGGAACAGAGGAGATGAATTCGTCATCTCCCTGAATAGGGCTTTTGCGCCTAATTGGGGCGAGAAAGTCGACAGCATTTTAGAGGTGCAGCAGGATTACGAAGTGTTTACTCGAATTATCGATAACGCGCAAGCCCATCCGGATTTAAAAAAGAATAAGGACATCGAAATATACGTCCTTGATGAACAAGGGCGGTTAGTCTATCCGATCGACTCGGTTGCTAAGGCTGCCAATGCTCAAACCTGGTGGCAGTTGGTGAAAGAACGTATTAACAACGATACTTTGGCTAAGGTTATCAACTCGAGTGGGAAAAATAGTAACATTATTGCCTATAGTGCTTCCGACTTGTCGGGCTGGACGGTCATCGCTGCGGAATCAAAAAGCAGATTGCTGGCCCCCGTCAACAACTTTCGCAACGCGATTCTCGTGCTGGGGATTCTGACACTGTTCGTCACACTGGTGATATCCTATTTGGTGTCAAGATCGTTGACGATCCCTATCAAACAAGTGCACAAATCCATTAAGCTGTTGAGTCTTAATACGCTCCCGCCGAAGCCTCAGGCTAAAGTACCAGCCCGTCTTAACGAGTTGGAACATTTGAATATGGCGTTCAACGAAATGAGACTGCGATTGCAAGAATCGCTGGAGGAGACGGTGGCATCACGCGAGCAGGAACTGGAAGCTCATAAGTTCGCACTACAGGCGCAGATGAATCCACATTTTCTCTATAATACGATCACAAACATCAGTATTCTGGCCGAAGATCAAGGGCAGACCTCGATCGTGGGATGTTGCGAGAAGCTGGCCCAAATGCTTCGATACATTTCGTCTAGCGATGCAGCCCCTGTTCCTCTCTCCGAAGAGCTTGAACACGCGAGTAATTATTTGAATCTTATGCAGCTGCGTTATGAGGATAATATCCGCTTCTCGATTGATGTGCCAGCAGCGCTAAATCATATCGAAGTTCCTAAGCTAATCGTCCAGCCAATTGTTGAGAACGTGATTAAATACGGAATTGACGTCGATCCCCCTTGGATCATCTCGATTACCGGCACCGTAAAGGAGGATCGTTGGGAGTTGACGATTCGAGACAACGGCCACGGGTTCGAGGAGGAAAGACTCGCTCAGCTTCAGAAACAGTTCGAGATGACGGATTCCGCGGTCAAAATTCCGGCATTACGCATCAATGGTATGGGTCTGATGAATATTTATACTCGATTAAGACTATTGTTCGGAAACCGCTTCGCGATGAGCGTCTCTAATCATCCGGAAGGAGGTGCGATCGTTACGCTAATCGTCCATCATGAACCAGGGGGGAAGCCAAGATGA
- a CDS encoding YdeI/OmpD-associated family protein has product MGIDNLIEAGSSGDLRAWLQENCKTEKSCWVVVSMTPNPDTLLYLDAVEESLCFGWIDGVKKKISETGVAQRLSPRSKRSSWTELNKERVRRLEKLGLMTDEGRKVLPDMDYDSFKIDSVIEQRLKEESQVYENFLTFPALYQRVRIDTIQSNRNQPELFKSRLDKFITNTKENKMYGLWHDNGRLLDY; this is encoded by the coding sequence ATGGGAATTGATAATCTAATTGAAGCAGGCTCAAGTGGAGATTTGAGGGCTTGGTTACAGGAGAATTGTAAGACTGAAAAATCTTGTTGGGTCGTAGTTAGTATGACGCCAAACCCAGATACATTGTTATATTTGGACGCGGTCGAAGAATCTTTGTGCTTTGGATGGATCGATGGAGTCAAGAAGAAAATATCGGAAACTGGGGTGGCACAGCGCCTGTCTCCTAGAAGCAAAAGAAGTTCTTGGACTGAATTGAATAAAGAACGTGTCCGCCGCCTTGAAAAGCTGGGGTTAATGACTGATGAAGGAAGAAAGGTACTTCCTGATATGGACTACGATTCTTTTAAAATAGATAGTGTTATAGAGCAACGGCTAAAAGAAGAAAGCCAAGTATATGAGAATTTTTTGACATTCCCAGCTCTTTATCAAAGAGTTCGGATCGACACGATACAAAGCAATAGAAATCAGCCAGAATTATTTAAGAGTAGATTAGACAAATTTATAACAAACACTAAAGAAAATAAAATGTACGGTCTATGGCATGATAATGGTCGCCTTCTAGATTATTAA
- a CDS encoding MarR family transcriptional regulator translates to MRGLGTRTVVYQQNVAASLGLYNNDFLSVDILREKGPITAGELSKLTGLATGSVTALIDRLEKNGYVRRQNDPNDRRKVIIVPLYENKEDVIDTYLPLHTAMVKLAASYTDEELALISEFLGKASTVLDEQIDHLSSTTRSKSSS, encoded by the coding sequence ATGCGTGGTCTGGGAACCCGAACGGTAGTATACCAGCAAAATGTAGCCGCCTCTCTTGGGTTATATAATAACGATTTCTTATCTGTGGATATCCTGCGAGAAAAAGGTCCCATCACTGCTGGAGAACTGTCCAAATTAACTGGACTTGCTACAGGCAGCGTTACAGCATTAATAGATCGGCTCGAAAAAAACGGATATGTTCGCAGACAAAATGACCCTAATGATCGTCGTAAAGTGATTATAGTCCCGTTATATGAAAATAAAGAAGATGTCATTGACACGTACCTGCCGCTTCATACCGCTATGGTTAAACTGGCTGCCTCCTACACCGATGAAGAGCTTGCCCTCATCTCTGAATTTTTAGGCAAAGCAAGCACTGTTCTAGACGAGCAGATTGATCATCTCAGTTCCACAACGCGCAGTAAATCTTCTTCCTAA